The Microcebus murinus isolate Inina chromosome 4, M.murinus_Inina_mat1.0, whole genome shotgun sequence genome has a segment encoding these proteins:
- the OR51G1 gene encoding olfactory receptor 51G1, translating into MIIPSNSSLQKATFFLTGFQGVEHLNGWISIPFCTIYLTVILGNLTILHVIRTDATLHEPMYYFLAMLALTDLGLCLSTLPTVLGIFWFDAREIGVPACFTQLFFIHTLSLVESSVLLSMSFDRYVAICNPLRYSTVLTPERIVKMGLSSVLRSALLILPLPFLLQRFQYCRSHVLAHAYCLHLEIMKLACSSIIVNHVYGLFVVACTVGVDSLLIFLSYALILRTVMSIASHQERLRALNTCVSHICAVLLFYTPMIGLSLVHRFGEHLPRIVHLLMSYVYLLVPPLMNPIVYSIKTKQIRQRIIKKFEFVKSLRCFQQD; encoded by the coding sequence ATGATAATCCCTTCTAATAGCAGCCTCCAAAAAGCCACTTTCTTCCTGACGGGCTTTCAAGGTGTGGAACATCTCAATGGCTGGATCTCTATCCCCTTCTGCACCATCTACTTGACAGTTATCTTGGGGAACCTTACCATTCTCCATGTCATCCGGACTGACGCCACCCTCCATGAGCCCATGTACTATTTCTTGGCCATGCTTGCCCTCACAGACTTGGGCCTTTGCCTTTCCACACTGCCCACTGTGTTGGGCATCTTCTGGTTTGATGCCAGAGAGATTGGTGTCCCTGCCTGCTTCACTCAGCTCTTCTTCATCCACACCTTGTCTCTAGTGGAATCATCGGTTCTATTGTCCATGTCCTTTGACCGCTATGTGGCTATTTGCAACCCACTGCGTTACTCCACGGTCCTGACACCTGAGCGTATTGTCAAGATGGGCCTAAGCTCAGTGCTTAGAAGtgccctcctcatcctccccttGCCTTTTCTCCTTCAGCGCTTCCAGTACTGCCGCTCCCATGTGCTGGCCCACGCCTATTGTCTGCACCTAGAGATCATGAAGCTGGCCTGCTCTAGCATCATTGTCAATCATGTCTATGGGCTCTTTGTCGTGGCCTGCACAGTGGGCGTGGACTCCCTGCTCATCTTTCTCTCGTATGCCCTTATCCTTCGAACGGTGATGAGTATTGCTTCCCACCAGGAGCGACTCCGAGCCCTCAACACTTGTGTCTCCCATATCTGTGCTGTGTTACTCTTCTATACCCCCATGATTGGTTTGTCTCTTGTGCATCGCTTTGGTGAACATCTTCCCCGCATTGTACACCTTCTCATGTCTTATGTGTATCTGCTGGTACCACCCCTCATGAACCCCATTGTCTACAGCATCAAGACCAAGCAAATCCGTCAACGCATCATTAAGAAGTTTGAATTTGTAAAGTCACTTAGGTGTTTTCAGCAGGATTAA